Part of the Lysobacterales bacterium genome, CAAACGCCGCGCCGGCCATCAGCCCTGCGCCGAGCGCCGCCACACCCAGGGCGGCGACCCGCTGCGCCGGCCTTGGCACCGAATAGCGCACGCACAGGGGCCTGTTTACGGCAGCCAGAAGCGCCTGGCGCGCAGGGTCGTCCAGACCGTCCAGGCTGACCACCCGGCTGCGGCATCGGCTGCAGTGATCGCCCACGCGGGCCTGCGCCTCCAGGGGCAGGGGACAGGGCGAATCGATGCGGGGGAACCGGGCCATAGGGCGCTCCATCCGGGTTCGACCGATGCTAGCACCCGTCCGCGCCGCCAGGCAGCACGGCGCCGCGTGCCGGCGAACCCGGCTCCGTATAATCGCCGCTTCCGCCAGCGATCCCGCCCATGACCCCCTACGTCCACGCCATCGACCCGGTCGCCGTCCAGCTCGGACCGGTGGCGATCCACTGGTACGGCCTGATGTACCTGCTGGCCTTCGCCGCCGGCTGGTGGCTGGGCCGGCAACGGATCCGCGCCGGACGCCTGCCGGTCGACGAACGGGCGTTCGGCGACCTCGCCTTCTACGCCATGCTCGGCATCATCCTGGGCGGGCGCATCGGCTACGTGCTGTTCTACGGCTACGCCGACCTGTTGCGCGACCCGCTGATGCTGCTGCGCATCTGGGAGGGCGGCATGAGCTTCCATGGCGGCCTGCTCGGCGTGCTGCTGGCGGTCTGGTTGTGGTCGCGGCGGCACCGGCTGCACGTGTTCGACACCATCGACTTCGTCGCACCCCTGGTGCCGACCGGCCTGCTGTTCGGCCGGATCGGCAACTTCATCGGCGGCGAGTTGTGGGGACGCACCACCGACGTGCCCTGGGCGGTCGTGTTCCGCGATGCCCCGGGCGTGCCCCAGGTGCCGATCGAGACGTTGCGCGAGATGGCTGCCAGCGGCGCGCTGGAAGGACTGGCGCGGCACCCGTCCCAGCTCTACCAGGCGGCGCTGGAAGGCCTGTTGCTGTTCGCGGTGCTGTGGTGGTTCTCGTCGCGGCCGCGGCCGCGCTACGCGGTGTCCGGCCTGTTCGCCCTGCTCTACGGCGTGTTCCGGATCGCCGTGGAGTTCGTCCGCGAGCCCGATGCCCATATCGGCTACCTGGCAGGTGGCTGGCTGACCATGGGCATGCTGCTGAGCCTGCCGCTGGTGGCGGTCGGCGTGTTCCTGCTGTGGCGCGCACGCAGTGCGCCGGTGCTGGCGCCGGGGCCGGCGCGATGAAGGCCTATCTGGACCTCCTGCGCGACGTCCTTGAGAACGGCGCCGCCAAGGGCGACCGCACCGGCACCGGCACCGCCAGCGTGTTCGGCAGGCAGGTGCGCTTCGACCTCGCCGAGGGCTTTCCCCTGGTCACCACCAAGAAGCTGCACCTGAAGTCGATCGTCCACGAGCTGCTGTGGTTCCTGCGCGGCGAGACCAATGTCGCCTACCTGCGCGAGCATGGCGTCAGCATCTGGGACGAGTGGGCCGCTGCCGACGGCGAACTCGGCCCGGTCTACGGCCGGCAATGGCGCGCCTGGCCGGCGCCGGACGGCGGCCACATCGACCAGCTCGCCGCGGTGATCGCCGAGATCCGTCGCAACCCCGACTCGCGCCGCCTGGTGGTCAGCGCCTGGAACGTCGCCGAACTGCCAGCGATGGCCTTGCAGCCCTGCCACACGCTGTTCCAGTTCCATGTCGCCGCAGGTCGCCTGAGCTGCCAGCTCTACCAGCGCTCGGCCGACGTCTTCCTGGGCGTGCCGTTCAACATCGCCAGCTACGCCCTGCTCACCCACATGGTCGCCCAGGTCACCGGCCTGCAGGCCGGCGATTTCGTGCACAGCTTCGGCGACCTGCACCTGTACGACAACCATGTCGAGCAGGCGCGCCTGCAACTGGGTCGCGCGCCCCGGCCGCTGCCGCGCCTGCGCCTGGATCCGGCGATCCGCGACATCGACGGCTTCCGCTTCGAGCACATCGCCTTCGAGGGCTACGACCCGCACCCGGCCATCCGCGCCCCGGTCGCGGTATGAGCGGCGTGGTGCTGGTCGCGGCGATGGACCGCGCGCGCGCCATCGGCCGCGCCGACGCCCTGCCCTGGCACCTGCCTGCCGATCTTCGCCGGTTCAAGGCCCTCACCCTGGGTCGCCACGTTCTGATGGGGCGGCGCACCGCGGCATCGATCGGGCGGGCCCTGCCCGGCCGCGACAACCTGGTGCTGACTCGCCACGGCCAGGCCCCCTTTCCCGGTCAGCGCCCAGTGGCCAGTGTCGACGAGGCGCGGGCGCTTGCAGGCGCGGCCCCTCTGTACGTGGCCGGCGGCGGCGAGGTCTATGCACTGGCCCTGCCGCAGGCAACCGCCATGCACCTGACCCTGGTCGACACCTTGGTCGAGGAGGCCGATGCCTGGTTCCCGGCCTGGGACCCGGCGCGCTGGACCGTGGTCGCCGAACAGGACCACCCGGCCGACGAGCGCCACGCGCATCCGTTCCGCTTCCTCGATCTGGTCGCGGCGGTGCGCTGAGCGCGCCGCCCCCCCCCCCCCGCTCACTCCCACCCGAAGTCGGGCGTCAAGGGCGCCGGATCGACGAACGGCCCGGATGCCTCGGGCGGACGCATGGCGAGGCCGTCGAGTCCGTATCGCAGTGCGTGTCGCGGACCGGTGGACAGCGAAGGCACGGTCGAGCCTGCGTCGATCCGGTCAACGGAAGCAGACAGCGCGACCGCACCGAGACCGGCGACCGCAGTAGCGGCCTTCCGAAACACCCACGCCAGCCCACCGCCACGCGAATCCACCGAAGGCCCTGGCGGAGGGCCCGACCGGCCAGCCGGGACCGGACAGCTACCGGGGTCGGGAACCACGGTGAGCTGCTGGTCCAGAGCGACGCGGTCGGAGAGGGTCATGCGCCGCGAGCGCATGCCGAACTCGGCGCGGCGAATCTCGCCCTCGACGTTGAGAACGCAGGGCAGATCCGGATCGGCGCACCCCGGGTCGCGCAACCGGAAGGCGACCGGCCGCTCGATGTCGCGCACGGTCAGCCAGCCGGCCAGCGCGCCGCCGCCCTCGAACAGCGACAGCGACAGCGGCTGGCTGCGGAACACCACACGCGGGTGGCGTTGCACGTCGAAGAACTCCGGAGATCGCGCCCAGGCCTGATAGCGGGCCGAGGCCATGGTCAGCGAACCCGCCTCCACCTCGACCAGCACTTCGATGGACTCGCCCTCGCCGCGTCGCCAAGCCCAGCCGGACAGCCGTTCGAAGCGGCCGTGCAGGTTGATGGCACCCAGCGCCACCAGTTGGAAACGCACCTCGCTGCCAGCGGGATCGATACGCCAGCAATCGGTGGACTCCAGCGCGACGGCATGTCCAGCGGCCAGCAGCAGCGGCGCCAGCCAGCCAGGAAGCCAGGCAGCCAGCCCGGCAACCGACCGGGCGTCCCAGCCGCATCCGGCCCGCGCCGATGCGGGCGGCGGACGCCGACCTGCCGGGCTTTGGCGAAGCGCAGGCCCGGCGGCCGTCGCGCATCCCTCGAACGAGAACGGGGGAGCCGGCTCCGATGCCCGTATCGACGGTGCCGTCGACACCTGCTGCGGCGTCCGGCCAGTCCGTCGCGAACCGTCGTCGCAGATTGCGGCAGGCGGGCGACGGGCCTCCATATGCTCAGTCGTCGCTGCCGTTGCGGACGCGTTCGGGATTGGCGGCCACCTGGATCGGCATCGGCACATCGCCATCCAGCCGCAGGGCGGTCAACCTGCCACCCCACACGCAGCCGGTGTCGATTGCGTGGGTGCCCAGGCCTATGAACAGTCCCAGCGCCGACCAGTGGCCGCATACCACCCGGCTGCCGATCGGCTTGCGGCCTGGCACCGCGAACCAGGTGTACAGGCCCGGCTTCTGGGTGCCGGGCGGGCCCTTCTCGCTGAAGTCCAGGCGCCCGCGCGGCGTGACGTAGCGCATCCGGGTCAGCACGTTGATGGTGGCGCGCCAGCGCTCGATGCCGCGCAGCTTGGGGTGCCACAGGTCGGGCGTGTTGCCGAACAACTGCTTGAGCAGCCGCCGGTAACCTTCGCCCCGCAGGCGCTCTTCGACCTCGCCGGCATGACGCAGGCATTCGCCCACGTCCCAGCGTGGCGCCACGCCGGCGTGCACCATGAGGAAATCCAGGCTGGGATCGTGGTGGGCCAGCTTACGCGTGCGCAGCCAGTCGAGCAGCTCGTCGCGATCCGGCGCGAACAGGATGCGGCGGAGGTCCGGATTGACCCGCGCCTGGTCCTCGGTCTTGCGCTCGGCGACGCTGAGCAGGCTGAGATCGTGGTTGCCGAGAACGACCACAGCGCCTTCGCCAAGGGCCCGCACCAGCCGCAAGACTTCCAGGGACTGGCCGCCCCGGTTGACCAGGTCGCCGCAGAACCACAGCCGATCGCGCGCCGGGTCGAAGGCGACCGCCTCGATCAGTCGGACCAGTTCGTCGTGACAGCCCTGGACATCGCCGATCGCGTAGACGG contains:
- the lgt gene encoding prolipoprotein diacylglyceryl transferase produces the protein MTPYVHAIDPVAVQLGPVAIHWYGLMYLLAFAAGWWLGRQRIRAGRLPVDERAFGDLAFYAMLGIILGGRIGYVLFYGYADLLRDPLMLLRIWEGGMSFHGGLLGVLLAVWLWSRRHRLHVFDTIDFVAPLVPTGLLFGRIGNFIGGELWGRTTDVPWAVVFRDAPGVPQVPIETLREMAASGALEGLARHPSQLYQAALEGLLLFAVLWWFSSRPRPRYAVSGLFALLYGVFRIAVEFVREPDAHIGYLAGGWLTMGMLLSLPLVAVGVFLLWRARSAPVLAPGPAR
- a CDS encoding dihydrofolate reductase codes for the protein MSGVVLVAAMDRARAIGRADALPWHLPADLRRFKALTLGRHVLMGRRTAASIGRALPGRDNLVLTRHGQAPFPGQRPVASVDEARALAGAAPLYVAGGGEVYALALPQATAMHLTLVDTLVEEADAWFPAWDPARWTVVAEQDHPADERHAHPFRFLDLVAAVR
- a CDS encoding symmetrical bis(5'-nucleosyl)-tetraphosphatase, translating into MAVYAIGDVQGCHDELVRLIEAVAFDPARDRLWFCGDLVNRGGQSLEVLRLVRALGEGAVVVLGNHDLSLLSVAERKTEDQARVNPDLRRILFAPDRDELLDWLRTRKLAHHDPSLDFLMVHAGVAPRWDVGECLRHAGEVEERLRGEGYRRLLKQLFGNTPDLWHPKLRGIERWRATINVLTRMRYVTPRGRLDFSEKGPPGTQKPGLYTWFAVPGRKPIGSRVVCGHWSALGLFIGLGTHAIDTGCVWGGRLTALRLDGDVPMPIQVAANPERVRNGSDD
- a CDS encoding YceI family protein; the protein is MRFQLVALGAINLHGRFERLSGWAWRRGEGESIEVLVEVEAGSLTMASARYQAWARSPEFFDVQRHPRVVFRSQPLSLSLFEGGGALAGWLTVRDIERPVAFRLRDPGCADPDLPCVLNVEGEIRRAEFGMRSRRMTLSDRVALDQQLTVVPDPGSCPVPAGRSGPPPGPSVDSRGGGLAWVFRKAATAVAGLGAVALSASVDRIDAGSTVPSLSTGPRHALRYGLDGLAMRPPEASGPFVDPAPLTPDFGWE
- a CDS encoding thymidylate synthase, which produces MKAYLDLLRDVLENGAAKGDRTGTGTASVFGRQVRFDLAEGFPLVTTKKLHLKSIVHELLWFLRGETNVAYLREHGVSIWDEWAAADGELGPVYGRQWRAWPAPDGGHIDQLAAVIAEIRRNPDSRRLVVSAWNVAELPAMALQPCHTLFQFHVAAGRLSCQLYQRSADVFLGVPFNIASYALLTHMVAQVTGLQAGDFVHSFGDLHLYDNHVEQARLQLGRAPRPLPRLRLDPAIRDIDGFRFEHIAFEGYDPHPAIRAPVAV